The following proteins come from a genomic window of Nautilia profundicola AmH:
- a CDS encoding DUF4492 domain-containing protein, whose product MIKRILFFYIDGFKNMSSVGQKLWLIIIIKLVVIFVVLKVFFFPTVSSKVKGEEAQKALYINQLTKITSDKQKKEE is encoded by the coding sequence ATGATTAAACGCATTCTGTTTTTTTACATTGACGGTTTTAAAAACATGTCAAGCGTCGGTCAAAAACTTTGGCTGATCATCATCATTAAGTTGGTTGTGATTTTTGTTGTGCTTAAAGTGTTTTTCTTCCCGACTGTTAGTTCTAAAGTCAAAGGGGAAGAAGCACAAAAAGCGCTTTACATTAATCAACTAACAAAAATCACATCCGACAAACAAAAAAAGGAGGAATAG